The genomic segment TCGACTTACTTCAGGAAATCTGTTTATTTGGGGACCAATTAGATCATTGAAAAGTGACCTCATACAGGTTTTGATCACCACTCTTCAGACaccatgtttgtttttttaaactccaGTTACTGTGAACTTATCCAAGATGATTATGGGTTCTGTCCCTTAAATTCAGCTTCAGAAGGAATAAAACCCCAGTCAGTAGCAGTGTGACTGCTGGATTAGGAATCAGACCTCAGCATGAGGGATGTGGCCCTGGGGTCCCATCCTGCCCACCACTCCTGCTGTTCTTAGAGCTGGCTGTCAGTTTGCTGTCATTTGACCTTTGCACAGTTGGTTAGGGGAGGAAAGACACTGGTGCCATCTGGCGTGTGATGATGTGCTCCGTGAGTAATCTGACGGTATGATGGAGTTTTGACCTCAGAGAATGGGGCCGCAGATCAAATTTAAGACAATGTACAAGTCTCTCATACCTGCCACTCCGGTGTTAgactttaaagaagtaaacagccaTTTACAAGGGCAGGATAACAATGGGAGTGGGTTTGCTGGGTTGTATAATAGAAAAGAGACGGTCCTGTGGCCACCTTCAGTTTCCCAAAGACACCTGCACAGGGACAGGTCCCTCTGAACAGGTCTGGGTGTGAGCCCACAGACCTGCTTTGTCTCACTCCCCTAAGAGCAGATGTTCATCCTGCTCTCCAGCCAGCCGTGGCCTGCAGTGCAGGCTCTGGACTGGAGCTCAGATAACACTGAGATGGGTGTGAGGGCTTACTGAGGCTTGGCTGAGAACTTCATGGATGATGGTGCTTTATTGCCATTTGTCTAAGTTGAGAAAAGAGTGAAAAATTTGCCCAGCTCTCTAATCCGGGGATGGGCCAACACCCAGGTTCCAGTCAGCAGCCAGCCGTGGGCACTGTGGCTTGATCCTGCTTTGCCTTATCAGACACCCTTGGTCCTCCTTGACCCCACGTCAGATAGAGCTCATCGCCCCTGCATTACCAGGTTTCTCCAGCACGGAACATCTTTGCCACTTGCCAGTCTGGGATGCTGTGAGGTTGCCTAGGAGCACGTTGGATGTGGTGTAGGAGAGCCTGGCCTGTCAGGAGGGATGGGCCCGTGCAGGCTGTGGGCATAAATCAGCAGTACACTTCATGTCCTGCTCCTCTGGCATCTTCCCCTAGTTTAGAGTGGAGCAGGTATTGTGGTTTTAGGAGGTCTGTTTGCATGCAGTGATACTTTTTAAATGTCAGATTTAACCCAGTCTAGGTGATACCAGGGGGTAGGTACTGCCCGTATTTTCTACCCCttgctccctccctctccttcctcctcccagctcATCTGTTTCCTCCAGTTGGCTTATGGATTACCAAAGGCTTCTCTTCATGCCCTCATCTTGCCAGCAGAAGCAGTTGGAATTCAAAGACCTAAACTTGGATTTGGGGGATGGGCTTGTGGGGGACATGGGGCCCCAGTTAAGAAACTGGGCATCTTTCTTGAAAGGGGTACAGAGCAGCCAGCCCAACCTTCTCCCTTGTTTGTTCTCAGGAGCCTTTCCTTCCATCGAGGAGATCCCCGAAAATGTGGTTCATGACCACGAGAAGAACGGCCTTCCTCGTCTCTCCTCCTTCAGCGATGCAGAGATTCAGAAGCGGTAGGAGCAGGTTCCTAAAGGGAGAGGAGTTAGGTAGTAACACCTGGGCTCAGGTCTGTACTCGCGTGCATCTCAGACTGCCCGGGCTCTCGGTTTGCCCTGGCGAGAGGTAGCCGAGCCTGTGTCCGGCATTCATTGGGCACAAATCCACAAGTCTTCCTAAGAATTTCAGAACGTTTTCTCCACTTTTACCTTTGTGTAGTCCATTAAAATGATGTGTACGTAATTTTCTTAATAGAAATGAGTAGTCATTTCTGTTCTGCTTTGGTTTTGTTAAGTTCTGTGGATTCCTTACTGAATATGACCTTTATTTCAAAAGAAAGGGCTTTAGGTTGCAGGGAGCCCCTActtggtttttcattttctcctaaGACATTATGCCTGCTTCTGAGTAGCTGTCCCCCAGAGTGGGCTCAGGGGGTGGACCAAgacaggcagagggagagagacctCGTGATCACAGCAAGGATGGAGactggcatttaaaaaatcacttagcTAATATGGTGAAGGTCCTCTATTAGCTGTGACGTGGCCCCACAGAACAAGGTTGAAAAGGAGTGAGAACACAGAAGCCGCAAATGCCTAGGCACCAGATTAACTTTGACCTCCCTTGCTTTTCAGCTGCTTTATTTTCATCGCTTCTGGCGCTTGTTGTTTAGCCTTCTGGCTTGCACAGAACCTTTAGGATGCAGGTGTTAAGTGCTAGATCAGAGATCCAGGCCCCTGGTCAGGGCAGGCCTGTTACTCCCGAGACACTGATCTCACAGGGTTTTGTGAGCAAATGGTTGAAGTCCTGCTGTTTCTGGCAGGGAGTAAGCACACTAATTACAGCAATGTCCAAGGTCACCATTGTTCTGTCACCATCACTGTAGGCCATTCACTGGTGACCCCTGTGCCACTGCAGGCCACCTTTCCTGCTGGCTGGAGCCCAAAGCCTCGTGTTCCACTTTCCCTAGCCCCTCCCCCTCGTTTTCCTTCCCCTGTCAATGCTGAactgaatttctaaaaatgtacaCTTTGAGTAAATTTATTTGGCCTCAACTGTTACTAATTCAGAGTCCCTGCCCTTACAATTTTCTGCCCAGGagcaaaccttttttttttgtagataattaatttttattgaagggtagttgacacacagtattacattacattagtttcaggtgttcaacacagtgattcaacatttatatacatgataattctaggtaccagctatcaccataccaagttgttacaatattttgactatattccttatgctatacattatatcccggttacttatttattttacaattggaagtgtgtactttttgttgttgttgttgtgagggcatctctcatatttattgatcaaatggttgttaacaacaataaaattctgtataggggagtcaatgctcaatgcacaatcattaatccaccccaagcctaattttcgtcagtctccaatcttttgaagcataacgaacaagttcttacatggagaacaaattctcacatagtaaataagttacatggtgaacagtacaagggcagtcatcacagaaacttttgattttgctcatgcattatgaactataaacagtcagttcaaatatgaatactcatttgatttttatacttgatttatatgtggataccacatttctctgtttattattattatttttaataaaatgctgaagtggtgggtagatacaagataaaggtagaaaacatagtttagtgcaaGAGCAAAACTTTTAAATGTCCTTTAAGTTTTGAAATAATTCAGATAAAGCAAAACAGAGGTTAAATAGATATCTGCACAGTGGCCCCCTAAGATGATAACTGTGGTCTTGGATGGTTCAgggctctgagcctccattttctcaccGTAAAATGGGTTAATAATGGGATCTGCTTCCAGGACTGGGCGAGTGGATTCAGTAAGAGATGCAGGTAACACTCTCATCACAGGGTTCATCCTGGAAAGGGATCAACAAACAGTGGCTGCTGCTGCTCGCAATCttacctcctcccaaaacctttACCACCAGCAGTATCAAGCTAACCTCTTgcttatcttcatttttttcccttagctTGAAAACATACTTCAAGTTTTTTATCGTAAGAGATCCCTTCGAAAGACTGATTTCTGCATTTAAGGATAAGTTTGTTCACAATCCACGCTTTGAGCCTTGGTACAGACATGAGATTGCCCCTGGAATCATCAGGAAATATAGGAAGAACCGGACAGAGACCAGGGGCATCCAGTTTGAAGATTTTGTGCGCTACCTGGGTGATCCAAACCACAGATGGCTGGACCTGCAGTTTGGGGACCACATCATTCACTGGGTGACGTATGTAGAACTCTGTGCTCCCTGCGAGATAAAGTACAGTGTGATTGGTCACCATGAGTCCCTGGAGGATGATGCCCCCTACATCTTAAAGGAAGCTGGCATAGACCACCTGGTGTCTTACCCGACCATTCCCCCAGGCATTACCGTGTATAATAAAACCAAGGTGGAGCAGTACTTTTTGGGCATTAGCAAACGAGACATCCGGCGCCTGTATGCACGTTTTGAAGGGGACTTCAAGCTCTTTGGGTACCAGAAGCCAGATTTTTTGCTAAACTAATATGTAGGACTGTGAATTCAAGTATCTTTGTTAGACCAGGGCTAGCTAGGTGGAGATCTGAGTACAGAAATGGCACTTGCGCCATTGCACTCCTAGACTCCCTCAGTCTCTACAGACCTATGCCCCTCAGCAGGTGAAGCTGGACCCTGACCATCAGGCCTTAGTGTGGACATAGGTACGCTGAGGCCCTCGCCTCTGGCTCCTGCCAGTGCTCTTAGGCCTGGGCTCTCCTCAGAAGGGGGCAAGGATGAGACACTTTCAGTCTCACAGACCAGGAGGGAGCATAACACAGCATCAGAAGCCATTCTCCTCAGTTGTCAGAGGCAGGCAGGCGCACTGAAGGCTGCCCGGTGCTGGGCACTCCTGCGTGTCCCCAAGGGATCACAGGAATGGCACCCAGTGCTTTCGGGGGAGATGGAGAAGCTCAACAGCCTGAAAAAGGCACAGGGGCTACAACAGGATCAAATCTGAGTAATAAAATTACACCTCTGGCTTCCATGTTGGCGCTGCTATAACCACAGAGGTAAACCATTCTTTCCCTGACTGTTGTGTTTCTGTGAAGTTCAGGGATGACATCTCAGCAGTCCATCTTTCCAGAACACATGCCTGTGAACTGGTGGTCCGGATTTCTGAACCTCTGCCTGCCAAGTGTTTATCTCATTCAGCCCAAGAGACACAATTTTGGAAGAGGGGAGTGTATAGTCTTTCCACCTGAGAAAGGGAACATTTTGGGGGCCTTAAAGGGAATGTGGCATGGGGAGAGGAAGGGCTGGTTGGTGTGTGGGGCTCAGGCTGCTGTGGTTGCGGGCATGTCCACCCTGATTATTGTCCTCTTGTCTTCAACTGACCCATCTGGATAGGCAACAGGGTTCTCTGCCTGTCTCCTCCAGGACCAAAGGCAAGTCCAGGCAACATGCTAGCAGTGCAGAATCCATGAGGTTTACATATTTCAGTTCCCTTTCATCTCAGCAAAATGCTCACCACGGGGCCTATTTCTGATAATGCCATCAGCCTGGACTATAAGTTGGATAATCAGGTTCACCAGCAATAAACCCTGGGCCAAGGCAGCCTCCAGTAATGCATCTTCCAGGAACTGACGAGTGTCTCAGGTGCTGTGAGACAGTAAGAGCCCTTGAGATACGGGACAATTTCCTGGTGGGACGCTCCTAGTGCCCGAGAGTCCAGCTTTTCTTCCCAACAGCCTCAACCTTCCCTTTATCAGAATGGCTTCGTGAGTTTGTAAacgtgaaagtaaaataaaacatatgtGCCAAACCTGATGTGCTGTGGTCCCAGGGGAGGTGTTCTGTGGCCACGCATGGTCCCCTAAGCCTGGCACCATGCTGGGCAGCTCCGCCTTCTCAGATGGCTACTGGCAACAGGACCAGGGAGAGGAAGCAGGGCTCAAGGGTGGCCGACTGCGATGTTGACAAAGGGGCAAGTCCCTGGGGTAGCCTTTCCCTCTCAACTGACATGCAAGGGATGTACGggttatttttctataaagtttcaGTGAAGTCTTGTTAAATTATTTCATGCCTGATTGATGACCTCTTTCCCATTTGAAATCTAACTGTGAATAATGTATGTGAATTTAAGGCCTTAAAGTtagtcctgattttttttttaagtaatttttttctcagaaacAAAAGGTTGGACACCTGGATGCTAgctccctgcacccccacccccagccccaccccacattTAGATTTAGGTCATTTTTCTGTCATTTGGGTCAATTTTCCTAACATTTCTTGCCAAACAAGTATAGATTGTCACCAGAATGTCTGGACATTTCACACTATGTACAGAATATGTGCTCCTGACCCTGGACAGCCAGTCCCCTTGGAGTCATGCAGCCCTCACCCTCCACTGAGGTCATCCTAACCACCTTCTGTCTGCAAGCCCCACTGCATCCCTTCTTAGCCCAAGAAGAGCTGCCCACTACTGTCACCAAGGGCATTTTCCCCACACTGCTGCCTAAGAGCTTCCAGACACAACCTGGGCAAACCTGGCCCTGTCCTTCCTGGCAGCACCCTGCCTCAGCACTGGGCCTTCTCTGCTGACCCTGGCACTGCCCAGGATCTGGGTAGGTTGGAGGTCCACCATGGGGTGGGGCCAGGAGGGGCCAccatgggctgggctgggggcggggTCAGATGGGGTACACTGTGGAGTGGGGCCAGGAGGAGCCACTGTGGGGTAGGGCCTGGGGCAAAGCTCTGGGTGGTGGAGACATGGCTGGGAAGGGGGGTCGTCACGTGGCAAGGAGAACAGCTCATTCCCGTGGAAAATGGGTGAGAACTTAGAACACAGCTTGGATTTGAAAGAAACATAAGCAACTCATCCTGCAAGTGCTCTTAAGGCAGAAAAGGCAGTTCTTTAAGTTTAATAACACTGAGTTGATTTAATAAGCTTGTGTCTTAAATGGCTTTTCTCTTCCTGGATTTCTCTCCTCATACATTTTAGTTTTATTGGTCTTATGTTGAAAGCCATTAGAGTAAACACTAGAGCCCAGATAGTTTTCATGGTGGCCCCCTGTACACAGGGATACCAAAGATTGCCCTTCTAGGGACCCAGAAGATCGCTGTGTGCAGGGACCCGGACAGCCTCCATCTCAGGGATCCCTGAGAGGAAGAGCATCTGACCAGAGAGGGGTGCCAGAGGGTTACTTGGGGATGTCAGGCCCCCACTCCCCATACTCTACTACTCACTCTACTGCCACCCCACTTCCCTGCTCTAAACcccagtgagacagggactgtgggtgtagtcagagtagggtgagggcctctggaaaaagcaaggcaagataattacagtcagagccatgtaactacatgcaaggaaaccccctaccaaaattccgtgttaaacattaa from the Manis pentadactyla isolate mManPen7 chromosome 2, mManPen7.hap1, whole genome shotgun sequence genome contains:
- the CHST10 gene encoding carbohydrate sulfotransferase 10 isoform X1, producing MKNAHPQGFAQALAGKVTEWLTFDNMHHQWLLLAACFWVIFMFMVASKFITLTFKDPEAYSAKQELLFLTAVPAAEKLPGERLFPEDLKPTGKMLSDSQLVQTLVYMERLELMRNVCRDEALKNLSHTTVSKFVLDRIFVCDKHKILFCQTPKVGNTQWKKVLIVLNGAFPSIEEIPENVVHDHEKNGLPRLSSFSDAEIQKRLKTYFKFFIVRDPFERLISAFKDKFVHNPRFEPWYRHEIAPGIIRKYRKNRTETRGIQFEDFVRYLGDPNHRWLDLQFGDHIIHWVTYVELCAPCEIKYSVIGHHESLEDDAPYILKEAGIDHLVSYPTIPPGITVYNKTKVEQYFLGISKRDIRRLYARFEGDFKLFGYQKPDFLLN
- the CHST10 gene encoding carbohydrate sulfotransferase 10 isoform X2 — encoded protein: MHHQWLLLAACFWVIFMFMVASKFITLTFKDPEAYSAKQELLFLTAVPAAEKLPGERLFPEDLKPTGKMLSDSQLVQTLVYMERLELMRNVCRDEALKNLSHTTVSKFVLDRIFVCDKHKILFCQTPKVGNTQWKKVLIVLNGAFPSIEEIPENVVHDHEKNGLPRLSSFSDAEIQKRLKTYFKFFIVRDPFERLISAFKDKFVHNPRFEPWYRHEIAPGIIRKYRKNRTETRGIQFEDFVRYLGDPNHRWLDLQFGDHIIHWVTYVELCAPCEIKYSVIGHHESLEDDAPYILKEAGIDHLVSYPTIPPGITVYNKTKVEQYFLGISKRDIRRLYARFEGDFKLFGYQKPDFLLN
- the CHST10 gene encoding carbohydrate sulfotransferase 10 isoform X3; protein product: MYLTSPPVHQKEAYSAKQELLFLTAVPAAEKLPGERLFPEDLKPTGKMLSDSQLVQTLVYMERLELMRNVCRDEALKNLSHTTVSKFVLDRIFVCDKHKILFCQTPKVGNTQWKKVLIVLNGAFPSIEEIPENVVHDHEKNGLPRLSSFSDAEIQKRLKTYFKFFIVRDPFERLISAFKDKFVHNPRFEPWYRHEIAPGIIRKYRKNRTETRGIQFEDFVRYLGDPNHRWLDLQFGDHIIHWVTYVELCAPCEIKYSVIGHHESLEDDAPYILKEAGIDHLVSYPTIPPGITVYNKTKVEQYFLGISKRDIRRLYARFEGDFKLFGYQKPDFLLN